From the genome of Shimia isoporae:
CGTACATATTCGATGATGTCGGCATCATTACCTTCGGCGGCGATAACCTGAGCGATGTTCCGGAAAGAACCATTGCCGTACTTTTGCTCAGGATAGAGCCCATAGACCTGCGCAAAATCCTCAATATGCAGGCGTGATCCGTCGGACAGCCGATCAAAGCGCTCAATCACAAATGCATGGTTGCCGATTTTTTCGATGCCTTCGGGCAAGTTCTTGATCGCACTGATGCTGACCAGATCAATGGCGGGCACGTTCATACCAATGAGGCTAGCCAGCTTCATCATGGAGAATTCATTTTCAGGGACGCCTGAAAACTCGCGGGAGGGGAGCTTTACGATCCAAGAGCCCCCGACGCCGGACGCCGGGATGGTCAGTCCGCCGCTTGCTTCCATCACGGCGGAAAACTTGAGCTGAACACCTGCCAGCGAGAAGCGCAGCGCGTTTTCGCGTTGATCATCGCCATGATCATCGGCGCCGTTGGCGGCATCCGGCGGCCAGGCTTCACCATCGGACGGGGTTATTGTGATTGCGCCGGGCAGGTCATGGCCAAGTGCCCAGAGTAGATAGAATTCGCGCTCGGGATTCACGCCCGCCTGTTCGGCTAGGTATTTCCGCAGATGGCCTTCGGGTAGAAGGTTGGAAAAGAAGGGCATGACGCGCTTCTGGTAGGGCCTAAAGTTCGTAAAAAGCTCCCCGAATTCATCCTTGAAGGCGAGGCCGAGGGTCGGCCTGTCAGGATTTTCGATGTACGCGTCGGTGAAGGCAAAGATGGTACGATCGCCGCCGAGATTGGTTAGAGTGCCGATCGGCTCACCATACAGGTTCACGTTGAGAACAGAGACACTACTCATCGCTATCTCCATCAAGACGATAGGCAGGACGTGGCAAGCGCGTACGATCCTCGT
Proteins encoded in this window:
- a CDS encoding type II toxin-antitoxin system HipA family toxin translates to MSSVSVLNVNLYGEPIGTLTNLGGDRTIFAFTDAYIENPDRPTLGLAFKDEFGELFTNFRPYQKRVMPFFSNLLPEGHLRKYLAEQAGVNPEREFYLLWALGHDLPGAITITPSDGEAWPPDAANGADDHGDDQRENALRFSLAGVQLKFSAVMEASGGLTIPASGVGGSWIVKLPSREFSGVPENEFSMMKLASLIGMNVPAIDLVSISAIKNLPEGIEKIGNHAFVIERFDRLSDGSRLHIEDFAQVYGLYPEQKYGNGSFRNIAQVIAAEGNDADIIEYVRRLTFNMLIGNADMHMKNWSLIYPDRRYVSLAPAYDFVSTVPYIPGDATNMKISRSKVFSAFSLDELTHLAVKAAIPKKMAINAAKETVQLFREHWATEMPNLPISVEVRSAVENHMKTVPILEELS